In Brettanomyces bruxellensis chromosome 8, complete sequence, a genomic segment contains:
- a CDS encoding uncharacterized protein (BUSCO:EOG0926051U) — MSLQDQLTQIHQNSRAVALDRHRKEKLHSISFLYDRTYAATQDYESIFSESLVALDKLEILDSRFSKFRDTIFSEFSLRIDREAQTKEQEENLGKTIDAFLSMLSPYWHLAISVKAAEWPLRRFSMNIYNSEYLLLCSLPYYDQPIFERMLYVIPVLPPMFQWLQGFKRSGKCPTNSTIKRAFCDETFLNLYSKFLIKEVSHSNVYRRELVFFTSMLIMAIASLSASNSKELSNVIALSLEASSALMDSTGNESKISAYTILAVISSAVPLSRDVIVASIDTILTTLNGKLTASALKCILKLYQTIQTDSLNVLPLSVFNKLPDSLLKDYQDIIFSTGMNGSFLTAYIRAALKAQSIIIEVVDVLDSVQNFNITTKAFSLIEEDALSIVKNDAHNSENYVPLFRYLLDRDEAQFRKIVNKAHLTVSDLELLLHATILDRNAEDETFVDAEEDNEVESFDSVSGNIMEGKPENYQSLVSDTVSFLSSDKQTAQKFFQLRDIYFKSIQTYSFETFLQQGLKDEDQRISFLLRVASEEGAPIRARTLALSMVKKCINSIGGTILTYSIIPIVCTFLLDTNARLRCSAVEIIDCMSSKKSNNAQNFCLPYIYDGTKTKKVAMLSPKDGYLLLQALQKEEDVFKIDSGSFLSSFGTILGSKKLGQVFLAFFAAHGLENGIPDIKRKLMRITAAGCNAVKKASGPVEVFGSFISNYIASRAEWIERCGYTNCGFNSFEDDVLNLISVKDFNQNALLFLEQALTSPYKHLSVAAQSKMLQVFSTIPFDCQMHLINCVLENGLNDKNTTFYDPADLLEEMNLNSKLLVELFKGSVLSNSAQPQTNIPKRRRASSASARHAMREMGVSSLARQHLQKLTVLLDVLYHFSTLKNFNPSVQLLEPLFTILDDLETLGIDGKLPVLYAQETLASCMVNLIHKISDNHIHVDDISSIRADIVVSSIRSSDAPQVQNKLLLVVAALASFVPEIVLHSVMPIFTFMGAHTIRQDDEFSSQVVEETIRCVVPALASTAKSGMDEEIDFLLTSFVSAFPHIPRHRRVKLFTTLATTLGSHLSMHLILFLCGQQYAAAYSKHSMDSCTALVDFSSTFLQHFNSAEQIDAARKYLDLWKMIPEDPVEKDSKMYSNLTTRVVFSPSILLMNKSELYNLRRGLVSYLRHSLVDFKGSNGYSRLRIVIASEFLHEENVDRNLKVFSALIGDLLSLVDEYSGNVEDEEIIKKLYKLLANILSFLPLKYYVDSASRILKSASSSVRTIRHLTILTGTKFEFEEIDDPHAREGIEEIVPILLHLIESNADLEISQSSFDTIASLFRRFGEKLDTSLFKSVMNVAIGKFGLLSMHSPELVVSSINCLTSIVLIEGVKIIGYFPKFVPPIYQIFESLVKSSDEDTSRLGETAILVLFATLIRKIPNFLIPEVESFESVVFRSNLASLQVRSSVLMSIVDSADSKAVLSAMCNLWNGVSSLDASTIGLFLSALEATINKLERKVAISESTVFIRFFLDALEFKSKTNFDINTANRIESTIDKCGIDYVLKLNDKSFRPLFASIVRWAFDEEKGEVHDRSLRLQSFFKFFNKLQEQLQSIITTYYSYLLDSVGQLLRDFSESRLEDIPLRRLVLISLATSFKYDQIGFWQSSTRFDAVSIALCSQLSNVEDKIGKHLIKAITTLVKVAGSDEHNKAVNTLLMSHMKTECKPREKYWTVRVLKSIYKKVGENWLSLLPQLVPLIAELLEDDMNP, encoded by the coding sequence ATGTCCTTACAAGATCAGCTTACTCAGATTCACCAAAATTCTAGGGCCGTTGCTCTTGATCGGCacagaaaggaaaagttaCACtccatttcctttttgtaCGATCGGACATACGCAGCAACTCAAGACTATGAATCTATTTTTTCAGAGTCTTTGGTTGCTTTAGATAAACTAGAAATCTTGGATAGCAGATTTTCAAAGTTTAGGGATACCATATTCAGTGAGTTTTCACTTAGAATTGATAGAGAAGCACAGACAAAGGAACAAGAGGAAAATCTTGGCAAAACTATAGATGCATTTCTTTCAATGTTGTCTCCGTATTGGCATTTAGCCATCTCTGTTAAGGCTGCTGAATGGCCTTTAAGACGTTTTTCGATGAATATTTACAATAGTGAATATCTTTTATTGTGTTCACTTCCATATTATGATCAACCAATTTTCGAAAGGATGTTGTATGTTATTCCCGTTTTACCACCAATGTTTCAATGGTTACAAGGATTCAAGAGGTCTGGAAAATGTCCGACAAACTCCACAATCAAGAGGGCTTTTTGTGATGAGACATTTCTTAATCTTTATTCGAAGTTCTTGATTAAAGAGGTTTCCCATTCGAATGTATACCGCCGAGAGCttgttttctttacttCTATGTTGATCATGGCTATTGCCTCCCTTTCTGCATCAAACTCTAAGGAACTTTCGAATGTTATTGCTCTTTCACTAGAGGCATCAAGTGCACTAATGGATTCAACTGGAAATGAGAGTAAAATTTCAGCTTATACAATTCTTGCTGTGATTTCTTCAGCTGTTCCTCTTTCTAGAGATGTTATTGTTGCTTCCATAGACACTATCTTAACCACATTGAATGGTAAACTAACGGCATCAGCTTTAAAATGTATACTAAAGCTTTATCAGACAATTCAAACAGATTCGTTAAATGTATTGCCTTTGTCCGTCTTCAATAAGCTTCCTGATAGCTTGTTGAAGGATTATCAAGATATCATATTTTCAACAGGTATGAATGGCAGCTTTCTGACCGCATATATAAGAGCAGCATTGAAAGCACAAAGTATTATAATTGAAGTTGTGGACGTTCTTGATTCCGTGCAAAACTTTAATATCACAACAAAAGCATTCTCACTCatagaagaagatgctCTTAGTAttgtgaaaaatgatgCACATAATTCGGAAAATTATGTGCCTTTGTTTAGGTACCTTTTGGACAGAGATGAAGCACAGTTCAGAAAAATTGTCAACAAGGCGCATCTCACAGTTTCAGACCTAGAACTTTTGCTCCATGCTACCATCTTAGATAGAAACGCTGAAGATGAGACATTCGTTGATGCTGAAGAGGACAATGAAGTTGAAAGCTTTGATTCTGTTTCAGGTAATATAATGGAGGGTAAGCCTGAAAATTATCAATCACTTGTCTCTGACACAGTTTCTTTCCTTTCGTCTGATAAGCAAACGGCTCAGAAGTTTTTCCAATTGCGTGATATTTACTTCAAGTCAATTCAGACATATTCTTTTGAGACCTTCTTGCAACAAGGATTGAAAGATGAGGATCAAAGAATTTCGTTTCTTTTAAGGGTTGCCTCCGAAGAAGGCGCTCCTATTAGAGCAAGGACTCTTGCCCTTTCGATGGTGAAGAAATGTATTAATTCCATTGGTGGCACCATCCTTACCTACTCCATAATTCCTATTGTTTGTACATTTTTGCTTGACACTAATGCTCGTTTGAGGTGTTCTGCTGTTGAAATCATAGACTGTATGTCGTCGAAAAAGTCGAACAATGCTCAAAATTTCTGTTTGCCGTACATTTATGATGGCACTAAAACTAAAAAGGTGGCAATGTTGTCACCAAAAGATGGATATTTGTTGCTCCAGGCATTAcaaaaggaggaggatgTCTTTAAAATCGATTCAGGGTCGTTTTTAAGTTCTTTCGGTACAATTCTTGGATCGAAGAAATTGGGTCAAGTTTTCCTAGCATTTTTTGCCGCCCATGGTTTGGAGAATGGCATTCCAGATATCAAGCGTAAATTGATGCGTATAACTGCAGCTGGTTGTAATGCAGTTAAAAAGGCATCTGGTCCAGTGGAGGTATTTGGTTCATTTATTAGCAATTACATTGCATCAAGAGCTGAATGGATCGAGAGATGTGGATACACAAATTGCGGCTTTAATTCCTTTGAGGATGATGttttgaatttgatatCTGTTAAAGATTTCAATCAGAATGCATTGCTATTTTTAGAGCAGGCACTCACTTCTCCATATAAGCATCTTTCTGTTGCCGCTCAGTCGAAGATGCTTCAGGTGTTCTCCACCATTCCATTTGATTGTCAAATGCATCTTATCAACTGTGTTTTAGAAAATGGTttaaatgataaaaatacaACTTTCTACGATCCAGCTGATCTTTTAGAAGAGATGAATTTGAATAGCAAACTTTTGGTCGAGCTCTTCAAGGGATCAGTCTTAAGTAATTCCGCGCAACCTCAAACGAATATTCCAAAGCGGAGACGGGCTTCCTCCGCCTCTGCAAGGCATGCGATGAGGGAAATGGGAGTCTCTTCTTTGGCTAGACAGCATTTACAAAAGTTAACTGTCTTGTTAGATGTTCTTTATCATTTCAGTACGTTAAAGAATTTCAATCCGTCTGTCCAGTTACTTGAACCATTATTTACAATATTAGATGATCTCGAAACTTTGGGAATCGATGGAAAACTCCCCGTTTTATACGCTCAGGAAACCCTAGCATCCTGCATGGTGAACTTAATACACAAGATTTCAGATAATCATATACATGTGGATGATATTTCATCCATCAGAGCTGATATTGttgtttcttcaattcGGTCGTCCGACGCTCCCCAGGTTCAAAACAAGTTActtcttgttgttgctgctcTTGCATCCTTTGTACCGGAAATTGTTTTACACTCAGTTATGCCTATTTTTACATTTATGGGCGCGCATACCATTAGGCAGGATGATGAGTTTTCGTCTCAGGTTGTGGAAGAAACTATTAGATGTGTCGTTCCCGCTTTAGCCAGTACTGCAAAGAGCGGAATGGATGAAGAGATTGACTTTTTGTTAACATCTTTTGTTAGTGCGTTTCCACACATCCCAAGGCATAGAAGGGTTAAGTTATTCACGACTCTTGCAACAACTCTTGGAAGTCATCTTTCCATGCATCTCATCCTATTTTTGTGCGGTCAGCAATATGCAGCAGCATATAGTAAGCACAGTATGGACAGTTGTACTGCACTTGTTGATTTCTCGTCAACATTTTTGCAGCATTTTAACTCTGCTGAACAGATTGATGCAGCAAGAAAGTATTTGGATCTTTGGAAAATGATTCCTGAGGATCCTGTTGAAAAAGACTCGAAGATGTATAGTAATTTGACTACTAGGGTCGTTTTCTCGCCTTCAATATTACTGATGAATAAATCAGAACTTTACAACTTAAGGCGTGGGCTTGTTTCTTACTTGAGACACTCTCTAGTTGATTTCAAGGGCTCTAATGGATACTCGAGATTGAGAATTGTGATTGCTTCAGAATTTTTGCATGAGGAAAATGTTGATCGGAACTTGAAAGTTTTCTCAGCTCTAATTGGAGATTTATTGAGTCTTGTGGACGAATATTCTGGAAACGtggaggatgaagaaatcATTAAGAAGTTGTACAAGTTGTTAGCTAATATTTTGAGTTTTCTTCCCCTTAAGTATTATGTGGACTCTGCATCCAGAATACTGAAATCTGCATCTTCCTCTGTTAGGACAATACGGCATCTTACTATTCTAACAGGAACGAAGTTCGAGtttgaagaaatagatGACCCGCATGCTCGTGAAGGAATTGAAGAGATTGTTCCTATTTTATTACATCTCATTGAGTCTAATGCtgatttggaaatttccCAATCATCCTTTGATACTATTGCATCTTTGTTCAGACGttttggtgaaaaattgGACACCTCCCTTTTTAAGAGTGTTATGAATGTTGCAATTGGAAAATTTGGTCTTTTAAGCATGCATAGTCCTGAGCTTGTTGTTTCGTCGATCAACTGCCTTACTAGTATTGTGTTGATTGAAGGTGTTAAGATAATAGGATATTTCCCTAAATTTGTGCCACCGATTTACCAGATTTTTGAATCATTAGTTAAGTCGTCTGATGAGGATACGTCACGCTTAGGGGAAACGGCAATTttagttctttttgcaACTTTAATTAGGAAAATTCCTAATTTCTTAATTCCTGAAGTTGAGAGCTTTGAGAGTGTTGTTTTCAGATCAAATTTGGCTTCTTTGCAGGTGAGGTCGTCTGTTTTAATGAGTATAGTTGACTCTGCAGACTCTAAGGCAGTGTTGTCTGCGATGTGCAACTTATGGAATGGTGTCTCATCATTAGATGCATCTACAATTGGTCTCTTTCTCAGCGCATTGGAGGCCACGATCAATAAGCTTGAGAGGAAGGTGGCTATTTCAGAATCTACAGTGTTTATTAGATTCTTCTTGGATGCTTTGGAGTTTAAATCCAAAACAAACTTTGATATCAACACCGCAAATAGGATTGAATCAACTATTGATAAATGTGGTATTGACTAcgttttgaaattgaatgaTAAATCGTTTAGGCCATTGTTTGCTTCTATCGTCAGGTGGGcctttgatgaagaaaagggTGAGGTGCATGATAGAAGTTTGCGTCTCCAgtctttcttcaagtttttcAACAAACTTCAAGAACAGCTACAAAGCATTATCACAACTTATTATTCATACTTACTAGATTCGGTCGGACAGCTTTTACGGGATTTCTCTGAATCTCGATTAGAAGACATTCCTTTAAGGAGGTTGGTTTTAATTTCGTTAGCTACCTCTTTCAAATACGACCAAATAGGTTTCTGGCAATCCAGTACAAGATTTGATGCTGTCTCCATTGCTTTATGCAGTCAGTTAAGTAACGTTGAAGATAAAATTGGAAAGCATTTGATCAAGGCAATTACCACACTTGTGAAAGTTGCTGGATCTGATGAGCATAATAAGGCTGTCAATACCTTGTTGATGTCACACATGAAAACTGAATGTAAACCACGCGAGAAGTATTGGACTGTCAGAGTTCTCAAAAGTATTTACAAGAAGGTTGGTGAAAATTGGTTGTCCTTGCTTCCTCAATTGGTTCCACTTATTGCTGAGTTGTTGGAAGATGATATGAATCCGTAG
- a CDS encoding uncharacterized protein (BUSCO:EOG09263MNN): MYSGRGGQRGGYHNNNRNNGRNGNYNSNSFMNPQQSLDRANAFANSNLVTVEIQGWTNASPQNLVSFISRKTRISLQNVNSNATTGILTATVKSMKQAQDLERCTGMRFAGNSLKIRILDKQDDTKNPATSSTIELLRSFLRMRYNPTSKMLDLTNMVNEASLVQAGLFSTTNTSAKFFSALMKLATHDKLDIESVNLSENSLDERCKYLLDLALSYPALKNLAFANNNFTRVDFLEKLKGKFSLLRELIITGNPLLNNNDPGTLKRIIAIFPRLIILNGQQVRDEGRVNALFKFPVTKKAMFFETPDLSKVAANFVSAYIRLWDQQRTELLQLYTPDSQFSYQVDTTHMGSVPMNMGSNWSNYLTHSRNLKRVSGARPRMSKLAVGSDTIMKVFQSLPKTKHSLQESPNLYSMETISFPSLNGMQITLHGEFNETGAADHPLSNNNNHRGGKFNKYNQQRGPAFEKRSFDRTFVVVPGPNGNFIVASDMLLVKPYAGNSAWLETKNIAAPAAVTTPAPLNNTNPTIHPAAPTGNIPQEIAAKLNPEQQQLVLKIMQDTKLNLQFSIMLLEQSGWNYQAAGQNFMSSKSQIPPQAYQQ; encoded by the coding sequence atGTACAGTGGTAGAGGTGGTCAACGTGGTGGATACCATAACAACAATAGAAACAATGGTCGGAATGGTAACTACAACTCAAATTCTTTCATGAATCCACAACAAAGTTTGGATCGAGCAAATGCTTTTGCTAATTCCAACTTGGTCACTGTGGAAATACAGGGATGGACGAACGCATCACCACAAAACTTAGTGTCCTTTATCAGCCGGAAAACCAGGATATCTTTACAAAATGTCAACTCAAATGCAACAACAGGCATATTGACGGCTACAGTGAAAAGCATGAAGCAGGCACAGGATCTTGAACGCTGTACAGGAATGAGATTTGCAGGCAATTCATTGaaaataaggattcttGATAAGCAGGATGACACAAAAAATCCAGCAACATCCAGCACTATAGAACTATTAAGATCCTTTTTACGCATGAGATACAATCCCACATCAAAAATGTTGGACCTCACGAATATGGTGAACGAGGCGAGCCTAGTTCAGGCAGgtttattttcaacaacaaatacATCAGCGAagtttttttctgctttaatGAAGCTGGCCACACATGATAAACTAGATATAGAGTCAGTAAACCTATCAGAAAACTCATTAGATGAACGTTGTAAATATCTTCTTGACCTTGCTCTAAGCTACCCAGCGTTAAAGAATCTTGCTTTCGCCAACAACAATTTCACTAGGGTAgactttttggaaaagcttAAGGGCAAGTTCTCGCTTCTTCGTGAACTTATTATTACGGGTAATCCGCTTTTGAATAACAACGACCCAGGAACCCTAAAACGAATTATTGCAATATTTCCACGACTTATAATATTGAATGGTCAACAAGTGAGAGATGAAGGCAGAGTGAACGCGCTGTTTAAATTTCCAGTTACAAAGAAGGCAATGTTTTTTGAAACTCCAGATCTCTCGAAAGTTGCTGCCAACTTTGTTTCTGCTTATATAAGGCTTTGGGATCAACAGAGAACCGAATTGTTGCAACTATACACGCCGGATTCACAGTTTTCTTATCAAGTTGACACAACACATATGGGCTCTGTTCCAATGAACATGGGATCAAACTGGTCAAACTACTTGACCCATTCAAGAAACTTAAAGAGAGTTTCTGGGGCTAGACCACGAATGTCGAAATTGGCCGTGGGTTCCGATACAATTATGAAGGTTTTCCAAAGTTTGccaaaaacaaaacattCGTTACAGGAGAGTCCTAACTTATATTCTATGGAAACCATATCATTTCCGTCTCTAAATGGAATGCAAATCACATTGCACGGCGAATTCAATGAAACAGGTGCTGCAGACCATCCATTATCCAATAATAACAACCACCGCGGTGGAAAgtttaataaatataacCAACAAAGAGGTCCAGCATTTGAAAAACGGTCCTTTGATAGAACTTTTGTGGTAGTTCCTGGACCAAATGGTAATTTCATAGTTGCTTCTGATATGCTTCTTGTTAAACCTTATGCGGGAAATTCTGCTTGGCTTGAAACTAAGAATATTGCCGCTCCTGCAGCTGTGACAACTCCAGCTCCTTTGAACAATACAAATCCTACGATACATCCAGCAGCACCAACAGGAAACATCCCACAGGAGATTGCCGCAAAATTGAACCCCGAGCAGCAACAATTAGTGTTGAAGATTATGCAGGACACGAAGTTAAATTTACAATTTTCGATAATGCTTTTAGAGCAGAGCGGATGGAACTATCAAGCGGCAGGACAAAATTTCATGAGCTCAAAGAGTCAGATTCCACCTCAGGCGTATCAGCAGTGA
- the TPI1 gene encoding triosephosphate isomerase (BUSCO:EOG092644TW) has translation MARTFFVGGNFKMNGSKESISTIVQNLNKADLPSNVEVVLCPPYPYLAQVVAENKQPTVKVGAQNCYLKASGAYTGEVSPEFLKDLGVGYVVLGHSERRQYFKESDEFVADKVKFALSEGLKVILCIGETFEEKKAGKTIDVCKRELSAVAEKVKDWTNIVVAYEPIWAIGTGLAATAADAEEVHADIRKYLSTVIGAQAEEVRILYGGSAKASNVGGFRDKKNVDGFLVGGASLKPEFADIIKSRQ, from the coding sequence ATGGCTAGAACATTTTTCGTCGGAGGTAACTTCAAGATGAACGGCTCTAAGGAGTCCATCAGCACTATTGTTCAGAACTTGAACAAGGCTGACTTGCCATcaaatgttgaagttgttcTTTGCCCACCTTACCCATATCTTGCCCAGGTTGTTGCTGAGAACAAGCAGCCAACTGTCAAGGTTGGTGCTCAGAACTGCTACTTGAAGGCTTCTGGTGCTTACACTGGTGAGGTCTCCCCAGAGTTCTTGAAGGACCTTGGTGTTGGCTATGTTGTTCTTGGTCACTCCGAGAGAAGACAATACTTCAAGGAGTCTGACGAGTTCGTCGCCGACAAGGTTAAGTTTGCTTTGTCCGAGGGCTTGAAGGTTATCCTCTGTATCGGTGAGACTTTcgaggagaagaaggctGGCAAGACCATCGATGTCTGCAAGAGAGAGCTTTCTGCCGTTGCTGAGAAGGTTAAGGACTGGACTAACATCGTTGTTGCTTACGAGCCAATCTGGGCTATTGGTACTGGTTTGGCTGCTACTGCTGCTGATGCCGAGGAAGTTCACGCTGACATCAGAAAGTACTTGTCCACCGTTATTGGTGCTCAGGCCGAAGAAGTCAGAATCTTGTACGGTGGTTCCGCTAAGGCAAGCAATGTCGGTGGTTTCAGAGACAAGAAGAACGTTGACGGTTTCCTTGTCGGTGGTGCTTCATTGAAACCAGAGTTCGCTGACATCATTAAGTCAAGACAGTAA
- a CDS encoding uncharacterized protein (BUSCO:EOG09263RF8): MGNTPAKEVRPASSTYNGAHKSEHDLFLSDIEDIGLAGLSRKKKEKERERRKRREEHLLNLIVRYEENVDGGYLAPYGNYKYNLSYKTQVVRDLIIERQLAPFYTPLEDYDSRWPDRQLLAHIHLMNLHATCTPEDLEDEEEDPDEHKIYQSLSSIRRHENKLFRKRLKERAVEMQNSSNDKYRRDKMTQQGGIRKFPNIPSDSLLLRLYKGAEECPICFLYYPKNLNMTRCCSQPICTECFVQMKRLDPHVPHEEGSSAHESAPDAESSAANADDFVSEPVKCPFCAMPDFGVIYEPPEFRSGIGGVSPSEYKAKEATIKEDETVSTETKIQSGVHEARHSQKLSSALTKTRKRRGSLPPNAPGVITIDTIYPDWEQRLLNARTKAARRSAAATALHASSLIVGDSTGSHLGGGRSSLLNRHNSGSRALNRKEQLDIEQKMIQEAMRLSLLDEEERKMKERVKEKEKEQASEHERLRNEVHKGK, encoded by the coding sequence ATGGGGAACACACCTGCGAAGGAAGTAAGACcagcttcttcaacataTAACGGTGCACACAAATCAGAGCATGATCTTTTCCTTAGCGATATCGAGGATATCGGGCTTGCAGGACTAAGccgaaagaaaaaagagaaggaaagagaaaggcGTAAACGTCGAGAGGAGCATCTATTAAATTTGATTGTAAGGTACGAGGAAAATGTTGATGGGGGTTACCTTGCTCCGTATGGCAATTATAAATATAACCTTTCCTATAAAACCCAAGTGGTCAGGGATTTAATAATTGAGAGACAACTAGCCCCTTTCTATACCCCCTTGGAAGACTATGATAGCAGATGGCCCGATAGGCAATTGCTTGCACATATTCACCTAATGAATCTACATGCAACGTGTACACCAGAGGATcttgaggatgaagaggaagatccGGATGAGCACAAGATTTACCAGTCTTTGAGTTCCATAAGAAGGCATGAAAACAAACTATTCAGGAAACGGCTGAAGGAAAGAGCGGTAGAGATGCAAAACAGCTCCAATGATAAGTATAGACGCGATAAAATGACACAACAAGGTGGAATAAGAAAATTTCCGAACATTCCCTCTGACAGTCTGTTGCTTAGGTTGTATAAGGGTGCTGAAGAATGCCCAATTTGTTTTCTATACTACCCCAAAAATTTGAACATGACCAGATGTTGCTCGCAGCCTATTTGCACGGAATGCTTTGTTCAGATGAAGCGTCTTGATCCACATGTTCCACATGAAGAAGGATCATCTGCTCACGAGTCTGCACCAGATGCAGAATCTTCAGCTGCGAATGCAGATGATTTTGTTAGTGAGCCTGTCAAGTGTCCCTTTTGTGCAATGCCGGACTTTGGTGTGATCTACGAGCCCCCAGAATTTAGATCTGGCATTGGTGGGGTTTCACCATCAGAATATAAGGCAAAAGAGGCCACGAtaaaggaagatgaaactGTCAGCACTGAAACTAAAATTCAATCCGGTGTCCATGAGGCACGCCATAGTCAAAAACTATCTTCGGCTTTAACGAAGACTCGTAAGAGGAGGGGATCGTTACCTCCTAATGCACCTGGTGTGATTACAATCGATACAATTTATCCGGATTGGGAGCAACGGCTTCTTAATGCTAGAACAAAGGCTGCAAGACGCTCTGCAGCAGCTACAGCATTACATGCATCATCGCTTATAGTGGGTGATAGTACAGGTAGTCATCTGGGTGGAGGAAGATCATCTCTGTTGAACAGGCACAATTCAGGCTCAAGAGCTCTGAATAGGAAAGAACAGTTGGATATCGAGCAAAAAATGATACAGGAGGCCATGAGATTGTCTTTActggatgaagaagagagaaaaatgaaggaaagagtcaaggaaaaggagaaggagcAGGCCAGTGAGCACGAACGACTTCGGAATGAAGTCCACAAGGGAAAGTAA